The Candidatus Methylomirabilis lanthanidiphila genome includes a window with the following:
- a CDS encoding phosphoribosylaminoimidazole carboxylase has translation MITDGGTTTHPVVGIVMGSDSDLAVMELTGKALERFEIPFEWKISSAHRSLDATLDYIRKAEARGIKVIIAGAGAAAHLAGVIAGQTTLPVIGVPLASSSLKGLDALLSIVQMPGGVPVATMAIGEAGAKNAGILAARILALSDETLQRKLQSFKEALASEVEEKDHTLQKHRS, from the coding sequence GTGATCACTGATGGCGGCACGACAACGCACCCCGTAGTCGGAATCGTTATGGGCAGTGACTCCGATCTGGCAGTGATGGAACTGACCGGTAAGGCGCTGGAGCGGTTCGAGATCCCGTTCGAGTGGAAAATCTCATCTGCTCATCGTTCCCTTGACGCCACGTTGGACTATATTCGGAAGGCCGAAGCGCGAGGGATCAAGGTGATTATTGCCGGGGCAGGGGCCGCGGCCCACCTCGCCGGTGTCATTGCGGGCCAAACGACTCTTCCGGTCATCGGGGTCCCGCTGGCTTCGAGTTCGCTCAAGGGACTCGACGCGCTTCTTTCCATCGTCCAGATGCCGGGAGGTGTTCCGGTTGCCACGATGGCTATTGGCGAAGCGGGAGCGAAGAACGCCGGCATCCTGGCCGCACGGATCTTGGCGCTGTCGGATGAGACTCTCCAGCGCAAGCTACAATCATTTAAGGAGGCTCTGGCCTCCGAAGTGGAGGAAAAAGATCACACGCTCCAAAAGCACCGCTCCTGA
- a CDS encoding membrane protein, which produces MKLRLKETMVSATHRSMAKAWQFGLKLTVSIALLALLLSRTDLHAIGALFRSLHIPIFFGSILLYLVAQLLSTIRWNCLLQAEKIHLPFWRLILLYYEGMFFNLMLPTAIGGDLIRGYQVSRLTKRREASMASILVERLSGFVALAIIACIAIVPAYARVSDPLIVWLTAGSAAGMVALIASLLSDRLQALFFRLLHGVGLGRFHDTVHRLYEAVQQYWTHRSTLLLALGLSLVLQSLVITIFYLISLALNLSVPFGYFFLFVPLMSVVSMLPISIAGLGLREGSAVYLFTKVGLDAAGALSLSLLWFAVTALCSGLGGIVFLVGHSQHRMDR; this is translated from the coding sequence ATGAAGCTAAGATTGAAGGAAACGATGGTGAGCGCAACCCATAGGTCCATGGCCAAGGCCTGGCAATTCGGATTGAAGCTCACCGTCAGTATCGCGCTGCTGGCTTTGCTCTTATCCAGGACCGATCTACACGCCATCGGCGCCCTCTTCCGCTCCTTGCACATCCCGATCTTTTTCGGATCTATTCTTCTCTATCTGGTGGCTCAGTTGCTCAGCACGATACGTTGGAACTGCCTGCTCCAGGCCGAAAAGATCCACCTTCCCTTCTGGCGTCTCATCCTGCTGTACTACGAGGGGATGTTCTTCAACCTGATGTTGCCCACCGCTATCGGCGGCGATCTAATTCGGGGCTATCAGGTCTCACGACTGACGAAGCGACGCGAGGCCTCGATGGCCTCGATCCTCGTGGAACGGCTCTCCGGCTTTGTTGCTCTCGCCATCATCGCGTGTATCGCCATTGTCCCCGCATATGCTCGCGTGAGCGACCCGCTGATCGTCTGGTTGACGGCCGGTTCGGCGGCAGGGATGGTCGCCCTTATTGCGTCACTGCTGAGCGATCGGCTCCAGGCACTGTTCTTCAGGTTGCTGCACGGCGTAGGCCTTGGAAGATTTCACGACACAGTCCACCGGCTGTACGAAGCGGTCCAACAGTACTGGACCCATCGAAGCACCCTCCTGCTGGCACTGGGACTCTCATTGGTCTTGCAGTCGCTGGTGATTACAATCTTTTACCTGATCTCGCTGGCGCTCAACTTATCCGTCCCATTCGGCTACTTTTTCCTGTTTGTCCCGTTGATGAGCGTCGTTTCAATGTTGCCGATCTCCATCGCGGGTCTTGGGCTCCGGGAGGGGAGCGCCGTGTATCTTTTCACCAAGGTCGGCCTGGATGCCGCCGGCGCGCTCAGTTTGTCCTTGCTGTGGTTCGCTGTGACGGCGCTCTGTAGCGGGTTGGGAGGGATCGTGTTTCTCGTCGGCCATTCACAGCACCGGATGGACCGGTAA
- a CDS encoding glycosyl transferase, with the protein MRDPVSLHALSHDRQRAPWLSIVIPFCNEEDNVYPLYEQIVAALDGLGRSYEVVAVDDGSRDRTLTVLEAIVKDDTRWKVVVLRRNFGQTAAMSAGFDHATGDVIVTLDGDLQNDPADIPRLLELINDYDIVSGWRADRKDPFLSRRLPSMLANWLISVTTGIRLHDYGCTLKAYRRVVVENLRLYGELHRFIPAIASWMGIAIAEVKTNHRPRQFGRSKYSIVRTVRVLLDLIAVKFLLRFSTSPIQIFGGLGLAVGAAGGGLLLYLAGLKLLLGQPIGGRPLLLLAILLLILGVQLVGMGLLGEMVARVYHETQRKPIYMVQRIIHEAKIEGNDGERNP; encoded by the coding sequence ATGAGAGACCCGGTATCTCTACACGCTTTGAGCCACGATCGTCAGCGGGCGCCGTGGCTCTCGATCGTCATCCCCTTTTGTAACGAGGAAGACAACGTCTATCCTCTCTATGAACAGATCGTTGCAGCTCTGGACGGGCTTGGACGGTCATATGAGGTGGTCGCCGTCGATGACGGCAGCAGAGATCGGACGCTTACCGTTCTTGAGGCGATCGTGAAGGATGATACGCGGTGGAAGGTGGTGGTACTCCGGCGAAACTTCGGACAGACGGCCGCCATGTCCGCCGGCTTCGACCACGCGACAGGCGACGTGATCGTAACCCTCGATGGGGATCTTCAGAACGATCCTGCCGACATTCCAAGGTTGTTGGAGTTGATCAACGACTACGATATCGTCAGCGGTTGGAGGGCCGATCGCAAGGACCCATTCCTCTCAAGGCGGTTGCCCTCCATGCTTGCGAACTGGCTGATCTCCGTAACAACCGGTATAAGACTTCACGACTACGGGTGTACCCTGAAGGCGTATCGACGGGTAGTCGTGGAAAATCTCCGACTCTACGGTGAGTTGCATCGATTTATCCCCGCCATTGCCAGTTGGATGGGGATTGCCATCGCTGAGGTCAAAACGAACCACCGCCCCAGACAATTCGGACGCTCCAAGTACTCCATTGTCCGAACGGTGCGGGTCCTCCTGGACCTGATCGCCGTCAAATTCCTGCTACGATTCAGCACGTCTCCGATCCAGATCTTCGGCGGATTGGGACTCGCCGTGGGCGCCGCCGGAGGAGGCTTGCTTCTGTATCTGGCCGGCCTCAAGCTGCTCTTGGGGCAGCCGATCGGCGGGCGGCCGCTCTTGCTGCTCGCGATCCTCCTTCTGATTCTGGGGGTACAACTGGTGGGTATGGGCCTGCTCGGCGAAATGGTGGCGCGAGTCTATCACGAGACGCAGCGCAAGCCGATCTATATGGTTCAGCGGATTATTCATGAAGCTAAGATTGAAGGAAACGATGGTGAGCGCAACCCATAG
- the arnT_3 gene encoding Undecaprenyl phosphate-alpha-4-amino-4-deoxy-L-arabinose arabinosyl transferase has product MCCITAFHLWFIGSGRFNLAPDEAHYWTWSKRLDWSYYSKGPAVAYLIALSTRMGGDTEFFVRLPAVLLSTGTVLLTFLLAVRLCRSSLAGLNAVLLLAAMPLAEAGSILMTIDAPLVFFWTLTLLLICRALTAEGNGWWLAAGTGLGLGLLSKYTMAFIVPQTFLYLILSRQHRFWLRRPGPYVALGVGLLLFSPVIYWNATHNVVSLRHLLEQLGGGQDAVIPLKSLGQFAASQVGVVTPVLFVVLLSGLWEVGRIGLMRRSDDAALFLFCAAVPLLVTCLIISLWTKVQGNWAAPAYVVAAIAAAKWHASVSADRISIWRWTRRRVLFAGALATGFLVSAIGHFPHALASVGLQLPAKLDLTKRLRGWAELGTRVSAVHYEMSRRRPVFVFGDRYQVASEVMFYVPDHPKTYNIQLGQRRMNQFDVWGGTEEVRGWDAIFVTDRPDLPDAVVRSFDVVQPESPNAHSEVGGSSSLNPWSIFRCYGFRGFPPVQQLGY; this is encoded by the coding sequence GTGTGTTGTATCACCGCCTTTCATCTCTGGTTTATCGGCTCAGGCCGGTTTAATCTGGCGCCGGACGAGGCGCACTATTGGACATGGTCGAAGCGGCTGGACTGGAGCTACTACAGCAAAGGACCGGCAGTGGCCTACCTCATCGCCCTGTCCACACGGATGGGGGGCGATACTGAATTCTTCGTCCGGCTCCCTGCGGTTCTTCTATCAACTGGAACTGTATTACTGACGTTTCTGCTGGCAGTTCGGCTCTGTCGCTCCAGCCTGGCCGGCCTGAACGCGGTGCTGCTACTCGCTGCTATGCCGCTCGCCGAAGCGGGCTCGATTCTCATGACGATCGACGCGCCGCTGGTATTCTTCTGGACTCTCACGCTGCTGCTGATCTGCCGCGCGCTCACAGCAGAGGGCAACGGCTGGTGGCTGGCCGCCGGGACCGGCCTCGGACTTGGTCTGCTCAGTAAATATACGATGGCGTTCATAGTGCCGCAGACGTTCCTGTATCTGATATTGTCCAGACAGCATCGGTTCTGGTTGCGACGGCCAGGCCCCTACGTCGCGCTCGGGGTCGGGCTTCTTCTCTTTAGCCCTGTCATCTATTGGAACGCTACACACAACGTGGTCTCGTTGCGCCATCTCCTGGAACAGCTTGGAGGGGGACAAGATGCCGTTATACCACTGAAGAGTCTGGGACAATTTGCGGCATCCCAGGTAGGTGTGGTCACCCCCGTACTCTTTGTTGTGCTCTTGAGCGGGCTTTGGGAGGTCGGACGGATTGGACTCATGCGACGGAGTGATGATGCGGCGCTTTTTCTCTTTTGCGCCGCGGTTCCTCTGCTGGTCACGTGTCTCATCATCAGTCTATGGACAAAGGTGCAGGGAAACTGGGCCGCACCGGCCTATGTCGTCGCTGCTATAGCCGCCGCCAAGTGGCACGCGAGCGTATCTGCTGACCGCATCTCTATCTGGCGATGGACGCGCCGTCGCGTGCTTTTCGCCGGCGCGTTAGCAACCGGATTCCTCGTCAGCGCCATCGGTCACTTTCCGCATGCGCTCGCCTCGGTTGGCCTGCAGCTTCCCGCCAAGCTCGATTTGACCAAGCGCCTCAGAGGATGGGCAGAGCTTGGAACGCGGGTCAGCGCCGTCCATTACGAGATGAGTCGAAGGCGACCGGTATTCGTTTTCGGCGACCGGTATCAGGTTGCCAGCGAGGTCATGTTCTACGTGCCGGATCACCCGAAGACCTACAACATCCAGCTTGGGCAACGACGAATGAATCAGTTTGATGTATGGGGAGGGACCGAGGAGGTCCGTGGTTGGGACGCCATCTTTGTGACGGATCGGCCGGACCTTCCTGATGCGGTTGTCCGCTCATTCGATGTGGTGCAACCAGAGTCGCCGAATGCCCACTCTGAGGTCGGAGGGTCGAGCAGTCTGAATCCGTGGTCGATCTTTCGCTGCTATGGTTTCCGGGGATTCCCTCCGGTTCAGCAACTCGGGTACTAG